Part of the Sandaracinaceae bacterium genome, CGTCCACCCATCGGCGCAGGACGTCATCGCGGCCTTGCGGGCACACCCACGCACCCAGCGCACGCGCCTGGTCGGCATTGGCAGCAAGGGAGGAAGCCCCTTAGGTTCGGTGTCGGTGCACTTGGCCGACGCCACCCCCACGACCGTGGAGCAGACCTTGGCCGCCCTGCTCGGCACGGGCCGAGTCACGGACTGACTGGCGCCCCAGCCCCTTTTCCGCTATAGAGCGCGTCCTTTCCTCGCTCCGGCACAGGGCCGGGGCCGATTGCCCAGGAGGAAGCATGACCAGCGCAGCAGCGGCGCCCGCCCGGTGGGCCCGCGAATACGAGACCATTTACATCTTGCGTCCCAACGTGGACGCCGCCGAGGCCGAGCGCGTCGCCACCCGTGTCCGTGAGGTCATGGAGCGGCTCGAGGCGAAGCTCACCAAGGTGGACACCTGGGGCAAGCGCCGCCTGGCGTACCCCATCCAGAAGCACACGCGCGGCATCTACGTGTACCTGCGCTACGTGGGCTTCGGGGACATCGTGGCCGAGCTGGAGCGCAACCTGCGCCTCCTCGACGCCGTCATCCGCTTCCAGACCATCGTCCTCGAGGACATGGTCGACCCGAGCACCGTGGCCGTGGACCCGAACGAGGTCGAGTTCGAGGCCGTCGAGCAGAGCGACGACGAGCCCGAGCTGACGTTCGCGCAGCGCCTGGGCCTCGAGGAGCGCGCGCGCCGTGACGACCGCGACATGGACGGGTCGGACGACGATGGCGACGACGACGGGGACAGCGACGGCGACAACAACGACGACAGCGAAGACGAGGAGGCCTGAGATGCACGACAACGACGACAACATGGACTCGCGCGACGGTCGGGACTCGGACGGTCGCCGTCGCCGTGGTGGTGGTGGCATGGGCGCCGGCGGTGGCCGCAAGCGCTCCCCCAACTTCTCCGGCGAGGAAGCCCAGAGCTTCGACTACAAGGACCCGCAGCAGCTGAAGTACTTCATCAGCGACCGCGGCAAGATCACCCCGCGCCGTGTCAGCGGTCTCTCCGCGAAGCAGCAGCGTGCGCTCACCCTGGCGGTGAAGCGCGCCCGCAACATCGCGCTCCTTCCCTACACCACGTCGAAGTGAGGCCATCATGGCATCGAACGTACAAGTTGTTTTGAAGAGCGAGGTCGAGCACCTCGGCAGCTTCGGTCAGATCGTCAAGGTGCGTCGCGGCTACGCCCGCAACTACCTCATCCCGCGTGGCCTGGCCGTCATGGCCACCCGCGCCACGATGAAGCAGGCCGAGCACGAGAAGGCCCTGGCCGAGAAGAAGGCGCAGAAGCTCCGCGAGGAGCAGGAGCGCCTGGCCGAGAGCCTGAAGGGCATCGTGGTCATGGTGGCGAAGGAAGCGAGCCCCGAGGGCAAGCTCTTCGGCTCCGTCACGGCCCAGGACGTCGCCGAGGCGCTCGAGCGCAAGGACGTCAAGGTGGACAAGCGCAAGCTCGTCATGCCCGAGGAGACCATCAAGGACGTGGGCAGCTACGTCGTCGAGGTCAAGTTCGCCTACGGCGTGCGCGCCCAGGTGAAGCTCGAGGTCAAGACCGCTTCCTGATCCGCGCCCAGGGGGTCGCCACACATGGCGCCACCCCATCATGAACAGAGCGAGCCCCACCCGGCTCGCTCTTTTCGTTGGTGGGCTCGGACTCTCGGCCAGCCGCGGCCGACGTGCGGCTTGGGTCGATGGCGCCGGCTCAGGCGCTCGACACGCGCGCAGACATGCGGCCAGGGTCGATCCCGAGCGCGTCGAGAGCCGCCGCCCAGCGCTCTTTGACGGGCGTGGCAAAGATCAGGTCCAGGTCGAGGTCCGCCGGGATCCAAGAGCCCTGCAGCATCTCGCGCTCCAGCTGCCCCGCCGACCAGCCCGAGTAGCCCAGCAGCATGACGCCGCGCTCGGGTCCGTCGCCGTGCGCCATCTGCTCGAGCACGCCCAGCGAGGCGGTGAAGGCCAAGCGCTCACCGATGACCAGCGCGCGGTCTTCGTCCCCCTGCGCGGCGAGGGCCTCCTCCCGGTCGTACACGATCCACCCCGACTCGGGGGAGACGGGCCCGCCCATGAGGACGGGCAGTGAGGTGCTGACCGTGCGCTGGATGTCCAGCTGATCGATCAGCTGGTCCAGCGCCACGCCGGCCAGCTTGTTGATGACGAAGCCGAAGCTGCCCTGCTCGTCGTGGTCGACCACGAGGACGACGCTGTGGTGAAAGAACGGACAACGCAGCGAGGGTGCCGCAACCAGGAGCCCGGGGGCGATGCCGGTGTTCACACGGGAACCATAGCAAGGCCCGGGGTGCAGATGCGAACGCGCACGGGACTTGCCAAGCGAACAATTCACCGGTAGGTGAATTCGAGCTGGGTCCGTGGCGCACCGCGGACTCGGCCATCTCCCCCCGAGCGGAGGCTGCGACGTCCCATGAGTGGTCAAGAACAAGGCACGCAACAGGCGCTCGGACCCGACGGCTTCGTCGAGCGCTACGTTAACCGCGCGCAGGCCCGCCGCCTCTACGGCTCCCTGCCGGACCGCTACGCCCGGTACTATCTGGAGGCGGATCCGGTCGCCGACGCGCTGGCCGTGGCGATCGCCGAGCGCCGGGTGAGCCGCGCCCAGATCGACGGGGCCCTGCGCAACGGGCTCGCGAGCGTGTCCGAGCCGGCCGCCGAGCTGCGCGCGTTCATCGCCGCTCTCGAGGACACCCCGTCGTGGGTGGACTACGCGCTCATGAACGAGGGCGCCCGGGTGTATCAACGGCTCGGGCCCGCCGCGATGTTCATTCTGAGCGCCTGGTCGCTCATGAACGGCTACCACTCCGCGCCGGCCATCAAGCCGCTGGTGTGGACGCGGCAGCTGGACAAGATGGCGCCGCGCCGACTGGCGGAGACGGGGCGCTTCGTGATCGAGACGGTCGAGGTGGACGGTCTGCGGCGCTACCGCGAGGGCTTCCGCATCAACGCCCACGTGCGGGTGATGCACGCCACGGTGCGCCGCATGATCCTCGGCGGCGGCGAGTGGAACACCCCGGCGTGGGGGCTCCCCATCAACCAGGCGGACATGGCCGGCACCACCCTCGAGTTCTCGGCGCTGGTGCTGCGCGGGGCCGAGTCCATGGGCTTCCTGCTGACCGACCGGGAGCGGCGCGCGGTGATGCACCTGTGGCGCTACTCGGGCTTTCTGAGCGGCGTACACCCCGAGCTGCTGGCCGAGCTGGACACGCTGGAACGCACCGAGAACTTCGCGAACATGATCTACGACGTGCAGCCTGGCCCGGACGCGGACTCGGTGGCGTTGGCCGCCGCGCTCCGGCGCGTGCCCGCCTCACGCGCGCGCAACTCCTGGGAGGCCCGTCTGGCGGAGCTGGTCATCCGCTACCACGACGGGCTGACCTACGCGTTCAACGGGCCGGAGGTGGCCTCGGCGCTGCAGATCCCGAACCCCGAGTGGCGGCACGTGATCCACGTCACCCGCGCGATGGTCACGCCCCTCGAGGTGCTGCGGCGCACCACGCCGGGGCTCGAGCGGGTGACGACGCGCCTGGGACGGTTCCTATTGCGCGCGAACGTCGAGGGCATGCTAGCCGGGAAGGAGCCCGGCTTCGAGCCCAAGCGCGCCGCGGCCGCCTGACGGTCGCCGCTGCGAACGACGACGACCGTGGTCGCTCGCGGGCGCGGTGAGGTGAAGGCGGGCCCGCAGGTCGTTGGTGCGATGCGCGCCTCGCGGTGACGTGCGAGCGGCCGCAGCGGTCGTGGGCACCGCGCACACCACGCGGTGACTTGGCATGCGCGTGGAGTCGCGTATCGTGCGCGCATGGTCGACCCCCAGCACGCGCACGACGCCCCTCGCGGCGGGCCCCGTAGCCTGGCGGAGGAGCTGCGCGTCCGGCGCCGGCTGGTGCTGTTCGCGGCGCAGCTGAGCGCGACCCTCGGGCGGCTGCGCGTGGAGCTGGCGCTGGCCAACGGCGACACCGCGAAGGACGCCGTGCGCAGCGCCACCAAGGCGCGCACCAGCCAGCGCTTGTTGGACATCTTCGGGGTGGAGGTGCACTGCCCGCGCACGGCCGCCACGTCGTGCGCGGCCCGGCCCGCCGCCGACCGCGGCCTGCTGATCGTCGCCAACCACCGCACGGCGTTCGACATCGGCGTGATGATGCGCCTGTTCGGTGGCGTGATGCTGTCGCGCGGCGACCTCGCGAGCTGGCCCGTGATCGGTCCCTTGGCGCGCGAAGGGCACACCATCTTCGTGGATCGCGAGAGCGGCCACAGCGGCGCGCGCGCCATCCGCGCCATCCGACGCGCGCTCGCGGCGCTCGAGACCGTCAGCGTCTACCCCGAGGGCACGACGTACATCGGGGACGACGTGCGGCCGTTCTCGCCGGGCGCCTTCGCCGCGGCGCGTGGCCTGCCG contains:
- the rpsF gene encoding 30S ribosomal protein S6 — encoded protein: MTSAAAAPARWAREYETIYILRPNVDAAEAERVATRVREVMERLEAKLTKVDTWGKRRLAYPIQKHTRGIYVYLRYVGFGDIVAELERNLRLLDAVIRFQTIVLEDMVDPSTVAVDPNEVEFEAVEQSDDEPELTFAQRLGLEERARRDDRDMDGSDDDGDDDGDSDGDNNDDSEDEEA
- a CDS encoding 30S ribosomal protein S18 yields the protein MDSRDGRDSDGRRRRGGGGMGAGGGRKRSPNFSGEEAQSFDYKDPQQLKYFISDRGKITPRRVSGLSAKQQRALTLAVKRARNIALLPYTTSK
- a CDS encoding 50S ribosomal protein L9; translated protein: MASNVQVVLKSEVEHLGSFGQIVKVRRGYARNYLIPRGLAVMATRATMKQAEHEKALAEKKAQKLREEQERLAESLKGIVVMVAKEASPEGKLFGSVTAQDVAEALERKDVKVDKRKLVMPEETIKDVGSYVVEVKFAYGVRAQVKLEVKTAS
- a CDS encoding YqgE/AlgH family protein, translated to MNTGIAPGLLVAAPSLRCPFFHHSVVLVVDHDEQGSFGFVINKLAGVALDQLIDQLDIQRTVSTSLPVLMGGPVSPESGWIVYDREEALAAQGDEDRALVIGERLAFTASLGVLEQMAHGDGPERGVMLLGYSGWSAGQLEREMLQGSWIPADLDLDLIFATPVKERWAAALDALGIDPGRMSARVSSA
- a CDS encoding DUF2236 domain-containing protein, yielding MSGQEQGTQQALGPDGFVERYVNRAQARRLYGSLPDRYARYYLEADPVADALAVAIAERRVSRAQIDGALRNGLASVSEPAAELRAFIAALEDTPSWVDYALMNEGARVYQRLGPAAMFILSAWSLMNGYHSAPAIKPLVWTRQLDKMAPRRLAETGRFVIETVEVDGLRRYREGFRINAHVRVMHATVRRMILGGGEWNTPAWGLPINQADMAGTTLEFSALVLRGAESMGFLLTDRERRAVMHLWRYSGFLSGVHPELLAELDTLERTENFANMIYDVQPGPDADSVALAAALRRVPASRARNSWEARLAELVIRYHDGLTYAFNGPEVASALQIPNPEWRHVIHVTRAMVTPLEVLRRTTPGLERVTTRLGRFLLRANVEGMLAGKEPGFEPKRAAAA
- a CDS encoding 1-acyl-sn-glycerol-3-phosphate acyltransferase — its product is MVDPQHAHDAPRGGPRSLAEELRVRRRLVLFAAQLSATLGRLRVELALANGDTAKDAVRSATKARTSQRLLDIFGVEVHCPRTAATSCAARPAADRGLLIVANHRTAFDIGVMMRLFGGVMLSRGDLASWPVIGPLAREGHTIFVDRESGHSGARAIRAIRRALAALETVSVYPEGTTYIGDDVRPFSPGAFAAARGLPVDVLPVGLAYDHGVEYFHTSFMTHLEQVAARPRTRVVVEVGQPFPAEGKSAALAERAQQEVQALVTRARARHQALPEGRGEGCP